A genomic segment from Rhinatrema bivittatum chromosome 19, aRhiBiv1.1, whole genome shotgun sequence encodes:
- the RPS18 gene encoding 40S ribosomal protein S18 isoform X2 codes for MSLVIPEKFQHILRVLNTNIDGRRKIAFAITAIKVERVITIMQNPRQYKIPDWFLNRQKDIKDGKYSQVLANGLDNKLREDLERLKKIRAHRGLRHFWGLRVRGQHTKTTGRRGRTVGVSKKK; via the exons tcTCTGGTAATTCCTGAGAAGTTTCAGCACATTCTCCGTGTGCTCAACACCAACATCGATGGCCGAAGAAAGATCGCCTTTGCTATTACTGCCATCAAG GTAGAGCGGGTTATTACCATTATGCAGAATCCTCGTCAGTACAAGATCCCCGACTGGTTCCTGAACAGACAGAAGGACATCAAGGATGGGAAATACAGCCAG GTTTTGGCTAACGGCCTTGACAACAAACTCCGTGAAGACTTGGAACGGCTGAAGAAGATCCGCGCTCACCGTGGTCTGCGGCATTTCTGGGG TCTGCGTGTGCGGGGTCAGCACACAAAGACCACTGGACGACGGGGCCGTACTGTTGGTGTATCCAAGAAGAAGTAA
- the RPS18 gene encoding 40S ribosomal protein S18 isoform X1, which translates to MSLVIPEKFQHILRVLNTNIDGRRKIAFAITAIKGVGRRYAHVVLRKADIDLTKRAGELTEDEVERVITIMQNPRQYKIPDWFLNRQKDIKDGKYSQVLANGLDNKLREDLERLKKIRAHRGLRHFWGLRVRGQHTKTTGRRGRTVGVSKKK; encoded by the exons tcTCTGGTAATTCCTGAGAAGTTTCAGCACATTCTCCGTGTGCTCAACACCAACATCGATGGCCGAAGAAAGATCGCCTTTGCTATTACTGCCATCAAG GGGGTGGGCAGGCGTTACGCACATGTGGTGTTAAGAAAGGCTGACATAGACCTGACCAAGAGAGCTGGAGAACTGACTGAAGATGAG GTAGAGCGGGTTATTACCATTATGCAGAATCCTCGTCAGTACAAGATCCCCGACTGGTTCCTGAACAGACAGAAGGACATCAAGGATGGGAAATACAGCCAG GTTTTGGCTAACGGCCTTGACAACAAACTCCGTGAAGACTTGGAACGGCTGAAGAAGATCCGCGCTCACCGTGGTCTGCGGCATTTCTGGGG TCTGCGTGTGCGGGGTCAGCACACAAAGACCACTGGACGACGGGGCCGTACTGTTGGTGTATCCAAGAAGAAGTAA